In Crassostrea angulata isolate pt1a10 chromosome 4, ASM2561291v2, whole genome shotgun sequence, one genomic interval encodes:
- the LOC128179563 gene encoding uncharacterized protein LOC128179563, which yields MASGSLTAPNKTRDELDHTRFIDSTKALRGLPPSYVPGSHLDPLADSQLPNNGTLMWNKNVEESNVSQFTYNSVNTPNENGDGAEKPVSKAKFRYIKFARFVIASVFIAVTVVVIAAVTIMYQKAPGPGPKAEDYSKEFQCFLSSDNTTTTHWKLRFNTAIVILCNYSENIEQIISNSSLLLEFNPNIYRLQAQHFPEINQTLQSETISAGRWIIRSSPIIEIRGGPVNCGDEGQLVITLQTPIRSYKHQVDVQMESELSPVRMEVGQSAVDEQFEIRCSSTSGCTPASINLIGTLGNTTFPLYGMNFTCITTYNGDDGWSVGCTGSIPESVVSSVDEITCRPVLQNQTEADEAEVKISKEVLVCNDRLNCSFDCSGDNQDRFYSDPKFCNIFHRCEDDRLYTAPCGKGEYFSTQACVCSHIDDVIKEMGCDRDGMRLNVENVKTICTDSIGS from the exons ATGGCAAGTGGATCACTTACAGCCCCAAATAAAACCAGAGATGAACTGGATCATACG cGTTTTATTGATTCAACAAAAGCACTCAGAGGTTTGCCTCCGTCTTACGTTCCGGGATCACATTTGGATCCTTTAGCG GATTCCCAACTACCAAACAACGGCACACTCATGTGGAACAAGAATGTTGAGGAATCAAATGTTTCACAGTTCACTTACAACTCTGTG AACACACCCAATGAAAATGGCGACGGTGCTGAAAAACCTGTAAGCAAAGCAAAATTCCGTTACATTAAA TTTGCTAGATTTGTGATAGCATCAGTGTTCATAGCAGTGACTGTTGTGGTGATAGCTGCAGTGACTATTATGTATCAGAAAGCTCCAGGTCCAGGTCCAAAAGCAG AGGATTATTCAAAAGAGTTCC AATGTTTTCTGAGCTCAGATAACACCACGACGACACACTGGAAATTGAGATTTAATACAGCGATAGTAATATTATGTAATTATTCAGAGAACATTGAACAAATCATCTCCAACTCATCACTTCTCCTGGAATTTAATCCAAATATCTACCGCCTCCAAGCACAACATTTTCCCGAGATTAATCAAACGCTACAGTCCGAAACAATTTCGGCTGGACGGTGGATTATCCGTTCTTCACCTATCATAGAAATTCGTGGGGGCCCAGTAAATTGTGGTGATGAAGGACAGCTTGTAATAACATTACAGACGCCAATAAGAAGTTATAAACACCAGGTAGACGTTCAAATGGAAA GTGAACTTTCTCCAGTCCGAATGGAGGTTGGTCAGTCAGCGGTAGACGAACAGTTTGAGATCAGGTGCTCGTCAACAAGTGGATGTACACCTGCATCAATTAATTTGATTGGAACTCTGGGAAATACAACTTTTCCTCTATATGGAATGAATTTTACTTGTATCACAACATATAACGGCGATGATGGTTGGTCCGTAGGTTGTACCGGAAGTATTCCCGAAAGTGTAGTCAGTTCCGTTGACGAGATTACGTGCCGCCCTGTTCTTCAAAACCAGACAGAGGCTGACGAAGCGgaagttaaaatttcaaaagaagTTTTAGTTTGTAACGACCGTTTAA ATTGTAGTTTTGACTGTTCTGGAGATAATCAGGACAGGTTTTATTCAGATCCAAAATTTTGCAACATTTTCCACCGCTGTGAGGACGATAGACTCTACACAGCTCCCTGTGGTAAAGGGGAATACTTCTCTACTCAAGCCTGCGTCTGCAGccatattgatgacgtcataaaggaAATGGGCTGCGATAGGGATGGGATGCGACTCAACGTAGAAAACGTAAAAACGATATGCACGGATTCTATTGGAAGTTAG